In a genomic window of Gigantopelta aegis isolate Gae_Host chromosome 9, Gae_host_genome, whole genome shotgun sequence:
- the LOC121380764 gene encoding tubulin alpha chain, testis-specific-like, giving the protein MRECISVHVGQAGVQMGNACWELYCLEHGIHPDGVMPSDQSYSVSDDSFNTFFSETGGGKHVPRAVFVDLEPTVVDEVRQGQYRQLFHPEQLITGKEDAANNYARGHYTIGKEIVDLVLDRIRKLSDQCTGLQGFLIFHSFGGGTGSGFTSLLMERLSVDYGKKSKLEFAIYPAPQVSTAVVEPYNSILTTHTTLEHSDCAFMVDNEAIYDICRRNLDIERPTYTNLNRLIGQVVSSITASLRFDGALNVDLTEFQTNLVPYPRIHFPLVTYAPVVSAEKAYHEQLSVAEITNACFEPANQMVKCDPRHGKFMACCLLYRGDVVPKDVNAAIATIKTKRTIQFVDWCPTGFKVGINYQPPTAVPGGDLAKVQRAVCMLSNTTAIAEAWARLDHKFDLMYAKRAFVHWYVGEGMEEGEFSEAREDLAALEKDYEEVGVDSVEVGDDDAEDEY; this is encoded by the exons aGGGAATGTATCAGCGTTCACGTAGGCCAGGCCGGTGTCCAGATGGGCAATGCATGCTGGGAACTGTACTGTTTGGAGCACGGGATCCATCCGGATGGCGTGATGCCATCCGACCAGTCGTACAGTGTTTCCGACGACTCGTTCAACACCTTCTTCAGCGAGACTGGAGGCGGCAAGCACGTGCCACGGGCAGTGTTCGTCGACCTCGAGCCAACTGTTGTAG ATGAAGTCCGACAAGGCCAGTATCGCCAGCTGTTCCACCCGGAACAACTGATCACCGGTAAGGAAGATGCCGCCAACAACTACGCTCGCGGCCATTACACCATTGGGAAGGAAATCGTCGACCTCGTTCTAGACAGGATCCGGAAGCTGTCGGACCAGTGCACGGGTCTTCAAGGATTCCTCATCTTCCACAGCTTTGGCGGTGGAACTGGATCCGGATTCACCTCCCTGCTCATGGAGCGACTGTCTGTCGACTATGGGAAGAAATCGAAGCTTGAATTCGCCATCTATCCTGCTCCACAGGTGTCCACGGCGGTGGTTGAACCATACAACTCCATCCTCACCACTCACACGACCCTAGAGCACTCGGATTGTGCCTTTATGGTGGACAACGAAGCCATCTACGATATTTGCCGGAGAAATCTCGACATAGAGAGGCCTACCTACACAAATCTGAACCGACTGATTGGGCAGGTGGTCAGCTCCATCACGGCGTCTCTGCGATTTGACGGCGCCCTGAATGTAGACCTCACCGAATTCCAAACTAACCTGGTGCCCTATCCGAGAATTCACTTCCCATTGGTAACGTATGCACCTGTGGTGTCGGCCGAAAAGGCGTACCACGAACAGCTGTCTGTAGCTGAAATCACCAACGCCTGCTTCGAGCCGGCCAACCAGATGGTGAAGTGCGACCCTCGCCATGGTAAGTTTATGGCCTGCTGCCTTCTGTACAGGGGAGATGTCGTGCCAAAAGACGTCAACGCCGCGATCGCTACCATCAAGACCAAGAGGACCATCCAGTTCGTCGACTGGTGTCCCACTGGGTTTAAAGTTGGCATCAACTACCAGCCGCCAACTGCAGTCCCCGGAGGTGACTTGGCTAAGGTCCAACGAGCTGTTTGTATGCTGAGCAACACGACTGCAATTGCTGAAGCCTGGGCTCGCCTTGATCACAAGTTTGACCTGATGTACGCCAAGCGCGCCTTTGTTCACTGGTACGTTGGCGAGGGTATGGAGGAGGGGGAGTTTTCCGAGGCTCGAGAGGATCTGGCTGCCCTGGAGAAGGATTACGAAGAGGTTGGAGTCGATTCTGTTGAAGTTGGAGATGATGATGCTGAAGATGAATACTAG